From a single Brassica oleracea var. oleracea cultivar TO1000 chromosome C5, BOL, whole genome shotgun sequence genomic region:
- the LOC106293822 gene encoding uncharacterized protein LOC106293822, with protein sequence MSEEFDESEIIFSDNFFPARRRDEANEKENLPVELRENTRRRRSKTTSLPSPAAFSTSLPVNIPGDMMRRRYSEDDEEYSDDDGGSRKMVPPHLIVGRRMEGGQMAFSVCTGNGRTLKGRDLSRVRNSVLRLTGFLEA encoded by the coding sequence ATGTCGGAAGAATTCGACGAATCTGAGATCATTTTCTCCGACAACTTCTTCCCAGCTCGCCGGCGTGATGAAGCAAACGAGAAAGAGAATCTTCCGGTTGAGTTACGAGAAAACACAAGACGGAGAAGGAGCAAAACGACGTCGTTGCCTTCACCGGCGGCATTCTCGACGTCGCTTCCGGTGAATATACCGGGTGATATGATGCGGCGGAGGTACTCGGAGGATGATGAAGAATATTCCGATGACGACGGAGGAAGTAGGAAAATGGTTCCGCCGCATCTGATCGTTGGACGGAGGATGGAAGGTGGTCAGATGGCGTTTTCCGTTTGTACAGGTAACGGGAGGACTCTCAAAGGAAGGGATCTTAGCCGGGTTCGTAATTCGGTTCTCAGGTTAACCGGTTTTTTGGAGGCTTAG